A stretch of Henckelia pumila isolate YLH828 chromosome 4, ASM3356847v2, whole genome shotgun sequence DNA encodes these proteins:
- the LOC140861125 gene encoding uncharacterized protein codes for MTKKDAAFTWSVECEESFHEVRRCLMKAPVLAISYGSGGFLVYTNAPLQSLGCSLNPVVYALSRNVYVSSLRTSAVLQVVQECCSLEFTFCHKKKQHGIRVSSVLSDLALYTHIKEVQYLDSKTWKLFRLAQGDGTYGFHLQAYGLLCLSGCVVVFEDFTLIDEILSQAHRSRFSIHPDNKAEFRRPKGLLQSLEISEWKWEHVTMDFVTHLSLSSRSCDAIWVAVDRLSKSTHFLPYNRDFTFDRMTRLYVQEIVFLHGIPLSIISNRDSRFTSRFWGSFQRVWALP; via the exons ATGACGAAGAAGGATGCTGCTTTCACGTGGTCTGTGGAGTGTGAGGAGAGTTTCCATGAGGTGCGACGTTGTTTGATGAAAGCTCCCGTTTTAGCTATATCGTATGGTTCTGGTGGTTTTTTAGTCTACACCAATGCTCCTCTTCAGAGCTTAGGGT gttctttgAATCCGGTTGTttatgcgcttagtcgcaatgtgtatgtgagttcccttcgtaccagtgcaGTTTTGCAAGTGGTACAGGAATGTTGTTCTTTGGAATTTACTTTTTGTCATAAGAAAAAACAACATGGGATCCGAGTTTCTTCAGTGCTTTCAGATCTAGCTTTGTATACGCATATCAAAGAGGTGCAATATTTAGATTCGAAGACTTGGAAACTTTTTCGGTTGGCTCAGGGAGACGGTACTTATGGTTTTCATCTTCAGGCATATGggttgttgtgtctttctggttgTGTGGTAGTTTTCGAAGATTTCACGTTGATAGATGAGATTTTATCACAGGCTCATCGCAGTAGATTTTCTATACATCCAGACA ACAAGGCAGAGTTTCGACGACCTAAAGGATTACTTCAGAGTTTAGAGATTTccgagtggaagtgggagcatgtgacgatggactttgtcacccacttgtcgCTTTCTTCCAGGAGCTGTGATGCGATCTGGGTTGCTGTAGACCGGTTGTCTAAGTCCACGCATTTTCTTCCTTATAATAGAGACTTCACGTTTGATCGGATGACACGATTGTATGTGCAAGAGATTGTTTtcttgcatgggattccgttgagtatCATCAGCAATAGGGATTCgaggtttacttccagattttggggtagtttccagcgagttTGGGCACTACCTTGA